Proteins co-encoded in one Corvus moneduloides isolate bCorMon1 chromosome 7, bCorMon1.pri, whole genome shotgun sequence genomic window:
- the ARL4C gene encoding ADP-ribosylation factor-like protein 4C, whose translation MGNISSNISAFQSLHIVMLGLDSAGKTTVLYRLKFNEFVNTVPTIGFNTEKIRLSNGTAKGISCHFWDVGGQEKLRPLWKSYSRCTDGIIYVVDSVDVDRLEEAKTELHKVTKFAENQGTPLLVIANKQDLPKSLPVAEIEKQLALHELTPSTTYHIQPACAIIGEGLTEGMDKLYEMILKRRKSLKQKKKRTDNSGDNKAAPASRARIPELPSPTAPEGLMRTPLGWKHGKTG comes from the exons ATGGGGAACATCTCGTCCAACATCTCCGCCTTCCAGTCCCTGCACATCGTCATGCTGGGCCTGGATTCGGCGGGCAAGACCACGGTGCTCTACCGCCTCAAGTTCAACGAGTTCGTCAACACCGTGCCCACCATCGGCTTCAACACGGAGAAGATCCGGCTCAGCAACGGGACGGCCAAGGGCATCAGCTGCCACTTCTGGGACGTGGGCGGCCAGGAGAAGCTGCGCCCGCTCTGGAAGTCCTACAGCCGCTGCACCGATGGCATCATCTACGTGGTGGACTCAGTGGACGTGGACCGGCTGGAGGAAGCCAAAACGGAGCTGCACAAGGTGACCAAGTTCGCGGAGAACCAGGGCACCCCGCTGCTGGTCATCGCCAACAAGCAGGACCTGCCCAAATCGCTGCCGGTGGCCGAGATCGAGAAGCAGCTGGCCCTCCACGAGCTGACCCCTTCCACCACCTACCACATCCAGCCGGCCTGCGCCATCATCGGCGAGGGGCTGACGGAGGGCATGGACAAGCTCTACGAGATGATCCTCAAGCGCAGGAAGTCCCTCAAGCAGAAGAAGAAGCG GACAGACAATAGTGGTGATAACAAAGCGGCTCCCGCCAGCCGAGCCCGGATCCCGGAGCTCCCCTCTCCCACCGCTCCTGAGGGTCTGATGCGGACTCCCTTGGGctggaaacatggaaaaacgGGGTGA